The following are encoded together in the Nicotiana tabacum cultivar K326 unplaced genomic scaffold, ASM71507v2 Un00001, whole genome shotgun sequence genome:
- the LOC107824481 gene encoding L-galactose dehydrogenase codes for MAAQTLQLRPLGNTGLNLSSVGFGASPLGKVFGDVSEQDAFAAVREAFRHGVNFFDTSPYYGGTLSEKVLGKALKALGAPRDEYIVSTKCGRYKEGFDFSAERVTKSIDESLERLQLDYVDILQCHDIEFGSLDQIVNETLPALQKLKQAGKIRFIGITGLPLGIFTYVLDRVPPGTVDVILSYCHYSINDSSLEDLLPYLKSKGVGVISASPLAMGLLTEAGAPEWHPASSELKAACRAAVDHCKGKGKNISKLALQYSLANTDISSVLVGMKSVKEVEENIAAALELATTGTDEETLSEITDILKPVKNQSWPSGIQQS; via the exons ATGGCAGCTCAGACATTGCAGCTCCGACCACTGGGCAACACCGGCCTCAACCTCAGCTCCGTCGGCTTCGGCGCTTCTCCTCTTGGCAAAGTCTTCGGCGATGTCTCCGAACAAGACGCCTTCGCCGCCGTCCGTGAAGCCTTTCGTCACGGCGTCAATTTCTTTGATACTTCCCC GTACTATGGAGGAACGTTATCGGAAAAGGTACTAGGGAAGGCTTTGAAGGCTCTTGGAGCGCCTAGAGATGAGTACATTGTGTCAACAAAGTGTGGGAGGTACAAAGAGGGATTTGATTTCAGTGCTGAGAGAGTGACTAAAAGTATTGATGAGAGCTTGGAGAGGCTACAGCTTGATTATGTTGATATTTTGCAATGTCACGATATTGAATTTGGATCTCTTGATCAG ATTGTTAATGAGACGCTTCCAGCCCTTCAGAAACTGAAGCAAGCTGGAAAGATCCGTTTCATTGGTATAACCGGCCTTCCATTGGGGATATTCACTTATGTGCTTGATCGGGTACCTCCAGGGACAGTTGATGTCATCCTGTCATATTGTCACTACAGTATCAACGATTCAAGTTTGGAGGATCTGTTACCATACCTGAAGAGCAAGGGTGTGGGTGTGATCAGTGCTTCCCCTCTTGCAATGGGTCTTCTTACTGAGGCTGGAGCTCCAGAGTGGCACCCTGCTTCTTCTGAACTTAAG GCTGCCTGCCGAGCTGCCGTTGATCATTGCAAAGGAAAGGGAAAGAATATCTCAAAATTAGCCTTGCAATACAGTTTAGCAAATACCGATATTTCATCCGTACTAGTGGGAATGAAGTCCGTTAAAGAG GTGGAGGAAAATATAGCAGCTGCCCTGGAGCTAGCAACGACTGGGACGGATGAAGAAACATTATCAGAGATCACAGACATTCTGAAACCAGTGAAGAATCAGTCATGGCCTAGTGGTATCCAACAAAGTTGA